From a single Apium graveolens cultivar Ventura chromosome 2, ASM990537v1, whole genome shotgun sequence genomic region:
- the LOC141707647 gene encoding uncharacterized protein LOC141707647 isoform X1 → MDLICIFRPILNKMDSARGWLQKLQPRDRAKSSAKKKGSAESEEDETKDSKPLTEEEASNVTKQRVSAAKQYIENHYKEQMKNLQERKERRNLLEQKLADADVSEEDQNNLIKFLEKKETEYMRLQRHKMGSDDFELLTMIGKGAFGEVRVCREKATGHVYAMKKLKKSEMLRRGQVEHVKAERNLLAEVDSNCIVKLYCSFQDSDYLYLIMEYLPGGDMMTLLMRKDTLTEEEAQFYIGETVLAIESIHRNNYIHRDIKPDNLLLDKHGHLRLSDFGLCKPLDCSTIEEKDLSSAVSPTGSSKSTVRSPPLKRTQQEQLQHWQKNRRTLAYSTVGTPDYIAPEVLLKKGYSLECDWWSLGAIMFEMLVGYPPFYSDDPMTTCRKIVNWRTHLKFPEEAQLSSEAKDLISKLLCNVNHRLGSKGADEIKAHHWFKGVEWDRLYDMEAAFIPEVNDELDTQNFEKFDESEHQAQASARSGPWRKMLSSKDVNFVGYTYKNFEIVNDYQVPGMAELKKKNTKPKRPTIKSLFEDESETSDTSEERKPQGGSFLNLLPPELEVSDKQSSKST, encoded by the exons ATGGATCTCATTTGTATTTTCAGACCAATATT AAACAAAATGGATTCGGCTAGGGGATGGCTTCAAAAGCTTCAGCCACGAGATCGGGCAAAGTCTTCAGCCAAGAAGAAGGGATCTGCGGAATCTGAGGAGGATGAGACCAAAGATTCAAAACCATTAACAGAGGAAGAAGCATCAAATGTTACAAAACAAAGGGTTTCAGCTGCAAAACAATATATTGAGAATCATTATAAGGAACAGATGAAGAATTTGCAGGAGAGGAAGGAAAG ACGAAATTTACTGGAGCAGAAGTTGGCTGATGCTGATGTCTCAGAGGAAGACCAAAATAACCTAATAAAGTTCCTGGAGAAGAAGGAAACTGAATATATGCGTCTCCAGAGACACAAAATGGGATCGGACGATTTTGAGTTGCTCACAATGATCGGAAAGGGTGCTTTTGGAGAG GTTCGAGTCTGTAGGGAAAAGGCAACAGGTCATGTCTACGCAATGAAAAAGCTTAAGAAATCTGAAATGCTTCGTAGAGGCCAG GTTGAGCATGTTAAAGCTGAAAGGAATCTGCTCGCAGAAGTAGACAGCAATTGTATTGTAAAACTTTATTGCTCTTTCCAAGATAGTGATTATTTATATCTTATCATGGAATATTTACCTGGAGGAGATATGATGACACTACTTATGAGAAAGGATACCTTGACTGAAGAAGAAGCCCAATTTTATATTGGTGAAACAGTCTTGGCCATTGAGTCTATTCACAGAAATAATTATATTCATAG AGACATTAAGCCCGACAACTTGCTACTTGATAAACATGGTCATCTGAGATTATCAGATTTTGGACTATGTAAACCTTTAGATTGCAGTACTATAGAAGAGAAGGATTTATCTTCAGCAGTTAGTCCAACAGGCAGTTCAAAAAGTACTGTACGGTCTCCACCTCTAAAACGAACACAACAGGAGCAACTACAGCACTGGCAGAAAAATAGGCGGACTCTT GCATATTCAACTGTTGGCACACCAGATTATATTGCTCCTGAAGTTCTTCTAAAGAAAGGATACTCATTGGAATGTGATTG GTGGTCACTTGGTGCTATTATGTTTGAAATGCTCGTGGGATACCCACCTTTCTATTCTGATGATCCCATGACAACTTGTAGAAAG ATAGTTAACTGGAGAACACACCTGAAGTTTCCCGAAGAAGCACAATTGTCTTCAGAAGCGAAAGACCTAATTAGCAAACTACTTTGTAATGTAAATCACAGGCTGGGTTCAAAAGGTGCAGATGAAATTAAG GCCCATCATTGGTTTAAAGGTGTTGAATGGGACAGATTATATGATATGGAAGCTGCTTTCATTCCCGAGGTGAATGATGAATTGGACACCCAAAATTTTGAAAAGTTTGATGAG TCTGAACACCAAGCTCAGGCTTCAGCAAGATCTGGTCCGTGGAGAAAG ATGCTTTCGTCGAAGGATGTTAACTTTGTTGGTTACACTTACAAGAACTTTGAGATCGTCAATGACTATCAAGTTCCTGGAATGG CTGAATTGAAGAAAAAAAACACTAAACCAAAAAGACCGACCATCAAATCACTCTTTG AGGACGAGTCTGAAACATCCGACACAAGTGAAGAACGCAAGCCTCAAGGAGGAAGCTTCCTGAATCTCTTGCCTCCTGAATTAGAAGTCTCTGACAAGCAGAGTAGCAAGTCCACATAA
- the LOC141707648 gene encoding ABC transporter I family member 21 → MANEGEEGNGIRVKGMQFGYDIQNPLFVDFTLNISPGSRCLLVGANGSGKTTLLKILAGKHMVGGRDVVQVLNCSAFHDTHLVCSGDLSYLGGSWTKTVGSAGEIPLQGDFSAEHMIFGVEGIDPIRREKLIELLDIDLRWRMHKVSDGQRRRVQICMGLLHPFQVLLLDEVTVDLDVVARMDLLDFFKEECEQRGATIVYATHIFDGLETWATDLAYIQDGELRRTEKLSELSELKHAANLLSVVECWLRSETKIEKKKPANNSSQVKKSSPFDSSPFRSTRHMAYYR, encoded by the exons ATGGCAAATGAAGGTGAAGAAGGTAATGGGATTCGGGTCAAGGGAATGCAATTCGGGTATGATATTCAAAACCCGTTATTTGTTGACTTCACCCTTAATATCTCTCCCGGATCTCGATGCCTCCTCGTCGGTGCCAATGGATCTG GGAAGACAACTTTGCTGAAGATTTTGGCTGGAAAACATATGGTTGGTGGAAGAGATGTAGTGCAGGTCTTGAATTGTTCAGCTTTTCATGACACACACCTGGTTTGTAGTGGGGACTTGTCCTATTTGGGAGGATCCTGGACTAAAACAGTGGGCTCTGCA GGTGAAATCCCACTTCAAGGAGACTTCTCTGCTGAGCACATGATATTTGGAG TTGAAGGGATTGATCCTATAAGACGTGAGAAGTTGATTGAATTGCTTGATATTGATTTAAGATGGCGTATGCACAAGGTTTCTGATGGTCAGAGACGCCGAGTCCAAATCTGTATGGGGCTTCTCCATCCTTTTCAG GTTCTTTTGTTAGATGAGGTTACAGTTGACCTAGATGTTGTTGCAAGGATGGATTTGCTTGACTTCTTCAAGGAAGAGTGCGAGCAG AGAGGAGCTACAATTGTGTATGCAACACATATATTTGATGGATTGGAGACATGGGCCACGGATCTGGCTTACATACAAGATGGAGAATTAAGGAGGACAGAGAAATTATCAGAGCTTAGTGAGTTAAAACACGCTGCTAATCTGCTTTCAGTGGTTGAGTGCTGGCTGCGTTCTGAAACCAAGATAGAGAAAAAGAAACCTGCTAATAATTCGTCCCAAGTCAAGAAATCATCTCCTTTCGATTCTTCCCCTTTTAGATCAACTAGACACATGGCTTACTACCGCTGA
- the LOC141707651 gene encoding uncharacterized protein At1g03900 yields MSFEEDDESFEHTLLVVREVSVFKIPPRSTSGGYKCGEWLQSDKIWSGRLRVVSCKHRCEIRLEDPNSSDLFAACFIAPGQRENAVESVLDSSRYFVLKIEDGTGKHAFIGLGFAERNEAFDFNVALSDHDKYVKREGEKEVGESSDDNHIDIHPAVNQRLKDGETIRINVKNKPSSGTGMLSAAGLSGGVSASGKPKMLALVPPPSGAVKLRTPLPPPPNDPAAVRMTSSIHDTALKGPKETTRRSADTFTDLSQLERNLPSTTGSGSTKSSGAGWAAF; encoded by the exons ATGTCGTTCGAAGAAGACGACGAGTCATTCGAGCACACACTCCTCGTAGTCCGCGAAGTCTCGGTGTTCAAAATCCCCCCTCGCTCCACCTCCGGCGGTTACAAATGCGGCGAGTGGCTCCAATCCGACAAGATCTGGTCGGGTCGTCTCCGGGTCGTCTCTTGCAAACACCGTTGCGAGATCCGTCTCGAGGATCCCAACTCCTCCGATCTTTTCGCCGCCTGTTTTATCGCTCCTGGTCAGCGTGAAAATGCCGTCGAATCAGTGCTTGATTCTTCCAGATACTTCGTATTGAAGATTGAGGATGGGACTGGGAAGCATGCGTTTATCGGGTTGGGGTTTGCGGAGCGAAATGAGGCGTTTGATTTTAATGTGGCCTTGTCGGATCACGATAAGTATGTTAAGAGAGAGGGGGAGAAGGAGGTAGGAGAGAGTAGTGACGATAATCATATCGATATTCATCCCGCGGTTAATCAGAGATTGAAG GACGGTGAAACCATCAGGATAAATGTGAAGAACAAACCATCCAGTGGAACTGGCATGCTTTCAGCTGCAGGTTTGTCTGGTGGAGTTTCTGCATCTGGAAAACCAAAAATGCTTGCTCTTGTGCCTCCACCAAGTGGTGCAGTAAAACTTAGAACTCCATTACCACCCCCACCAAATGATCCTGCTGCTGTTCGTATGACTTCTTCAATTCACGATACTGCACTTAAAGGGCCCAAAGAAACGACTAGGCGTTCTGCTGATACTTTCACAGATCTATCTCAACTTGAG AGAAATCTTCCATCCACAACTGGATCTGGATCAACTAAAAGCAGTGGGGCTGGATGGGCAGCATTTTGA
- the LOC141707647 gene encoding uncharacterized protein LOC141707647 isoform X2 has translation MDSARGWLQKLQPRDRAKSSAKKKGSAESEEDETKDSKPLTEEEASNVTKQRVSAAKQYIENHYKEQMKNLQERKERRNLLEQKLADADVSEEDQNNLIKFLEKKETEYMRLQRHKMGSDDFELLTMIGKGAFGEVRVCREKATGHVYAMKKLKKSEMLRRGQVEHVKAERNLLAEVDSNCIVKLYCSFQDSDYLYLIMEYLPGGDMMTLLMRKDTLTEEEAQFYIGETVLAIESIHRNNYIHRDIKPDNLLLDKHGHLRLSDFGLCKPLDCSTIEEKDLSSAVSPTGSSKSTVRSPPLKRTQQEQLQHWQKNRRTLAYSTVGTPDYIAPEVLLKKGYSLECDWWSLGAIMFEMLVGYPPFYSDDPMTTCRKIVNWRTHLKFPEEAQLSSEAKDLISKLLCNVNHRLGSKGADEIKAHHWFKGVEWDRLYDMEAAFIPEVNDELDTQNFEKFDESEHQAQASARSGPWRKMLSSKDVNFVGYTYKNFEIVNDYQVPGMAELKKKNTKPKRPTIKSLFEDESETSDTSEERKPQGGSFLNLLPPELEVSDKQSSKST, from the exons ATGGATTCGGCTAGGGGATGGCTTCAAAAGCTTCAGCCACGAGATCGGGCAAAGTCTTCAGCCAAGAAGAAGGGATCTGCGGAATCTGAGGAGGATGAGACCAAAGATTCAAAACCATTAACAGAGGAAGAAGCATCAAATGTTACAAAACAAAGGGTTTCAGCTGCAAAACAATATATTGAGAATCATTATAAGGAACAGATGAAGAATTTGCAGGAGAGGAAGGAAAG ACGAAATTTACTGGAGCAGAAGTTGGCTGATGCTGATGTCTCAGAGGAAGACCAAAATAACCTAATAAAGTTCCTGGAGAAGAAGGAAACTGAATATATGCGTCTCCAGAGACACAAAATGGGATCGGACGATTTTGAGTTGCTCACAATGATCGGAAAGGGTGCTTTTGGAGAG GTTCGAGTCTGTAGGGAAAAGGCAACAGGTCATGTCTACGCAATGAAAAAGCTTAAGAAATCTGAAATGCTTCGTAGAGGCCAG GTTGAGCATGTTAAAGCTGAAAGGAATCTGCTCGCAGAAGTAGACAGCAATTGTATTGTAAAACTTTATTGCTCTTTCCAAGATAGTGATTATTTATATCTTATCATGGAATATTTACCTGGAGGAGATATGATGACACTACTTATGAGAAAGGATACCTTGACTGAAGAAGAAGCCCAATTTTATATTGGTGAAACAGTCTTGGCCATTGAGTCTATTCACAGAAATAATTATATTCATAG AGACATTAAGCCCGACAACTTGCTACTTGATAAACATGGTCATCTGAGATTATCAGATTTTGGACTATGTAAACCTTTAGATTGCAGTACTATAGAAGAGAAGGATTTATCTTCAGCAGTTAGTCCAACAGGCAGTTCAAAAAGTACTGTACGGTCTCCACCTCTAAAACGAACACAACAGGAGCAACTACAGCACTGGCAGAAAAATAGGCGGACTCTT GCATATTCAACTGTTGGCACACCAGATTATATTGCTCCTGAAGTTCTTCTAAAGAAAGGATACTCATTGGAATGTGATTG GTGGTCACTTGGTGCTATTATGTTTGAAATGCTCGTGGGATACCCACCTTTCTATTCTGATGATCCCATGACAACTTGTAGAAAG ATAGTTAACTGGAGAACACACCTGAAGTTTCCCGAAGAAGCACAATTGTCTTCAGAAGCGAAAGACCTAATTAGCAAACTACTTTGTAATGTAAATCACAGGCTGGGTTCAAAAGGTGCAGATGAAATTAAG GCCCATCATTGGTTTAAAGGTGTTGAATGGGACAGATTATATGATATGGAAGCTGCTTTCATTCCCGAGGTGAATGATGAATTGGACACCCAAAATTTTGAAAAGTTTGATGAG TCTGAACACCAAGCTCAGGCTTCAGCAAGATCTGGTCCGTGGAGAAAG ATGCTTTCGTCGAAGGATGTTAACTTTGTTGGTTACACTTACAAGAACTTTGAGATCGTCAATGACTATCAAGTTCCTGGAATGG CTGAATTGAAGAAAAAAAACACTAAACCAAAAAGACCGACCATCAAATCACTCTTTG AGGACGAGTCTGAAACATCCGACACAAGTGAAGAACGCAAGCCTCAAGGAGGAAGCTTCCTGAATCTCTTGCCTCCTGAATTAGAAGTCTCTGACAAGCAGAGTAGCAAGTCCACATAA
- the LOC141707649 gene encoding protein CHROMATIN REMODELING 8, translating to MKQEEEEHNAFLSSLGVTSANPEDIERDVLQQARSNAGGNSESGGTVDHKAIDTTENTDTISSLRHVELYNKLRAVNIEIDAVASTVEQIDFVKSDDHASDEVTGKEQSSSNPWSSDPIQQALASDRLRSLKKTQIQLEDELIKCKGKSADGNNYEKLLQDVVQEEPKRKRKEDPKLSGNQKKRRKAVTFGDDDDFDSVLNAASVGFVETERDELVRKGILTPFHKLKGFERRIQETGPSSKKYLPGDVDNTDDFASSSIARAARSISQAAEARPTTKLLDPEYLPKLDAATRPFQRLRAPPRIPQSLRNAPEIDKDLRRKKKRPSPGKKWKKGTSREVSNLEEIEDLRTSSNEEDNQESVDDEPSFVTLEGGLNIPETIFTKLFDYQKVGVQWLWELHCQKVGGIIGDEMGLGKTIQVLAFLGALHSSNLYKPSIIVCPVTLLRQWKREAQKWYPAFHVEILHDSAHDSSTRKKPVESDESDYESESEVRVNSSRRNNKKWDTLISRVLKSDSGLLITTYEQLRLLGEKLLDIGWGYAVLDEGHRIRNPNAEVTLVCKQLHTVHRIIMTGAPIQNKLSELWSLFDFVFPGKLGVLPIFEAEFAVPISVGGYANASPLQVSTAYRCAVVLRDLIVPYLLRRMKADVNAQLTKKTEHVLFCSLTSEQRSVYRAFLASAEVEQIFNGNRNSLYGIDVMRKICNHPDLLEREHSYGNPDYGNPERSGKMKVVAEVLKVWKQQGHRVLLFAQTQQMLDILESFLIACCYTYRRMDGITPVRQRMTLIDEFNNSDEVFIFILTTKVGGLGTNLTGANRVIIFDPDWNPSTDMQARERAWRIGQTKDVTVFRLITRGTIEEKVYHRQIYKHFLTNKILKNPQQKRFFKSRDMKDLFILTDDGEHGFTETSSIFSQLAEDVNVVGTHKNNDDNANVNKPTASNLSNDASEIGNDSNIKLSNKGKEKAENSGKETDEESNILQSLFDAHGIHSAVNHDLIMNANDGEKLKLEEQASQVAQRAAEALRQSRVIRSRESIAVPTWTGKSGAAGAPSSVRQKFGSTVNTQLVGSSRPSEGLLNSEGRKLSLSAGAANGKALTSSELLARIRGNQERAAGDGIEQQFGQASSSTGRANFGNNSAVKSSNLSGVQPEVLIRQICTFLQQRGGRTVSASIVQHFKDRIPSKDLPLFKNLLKEIATLEKNPSGSSWVLKPEYKEE from the exons ATGaaacaagaagaagaagaacatAATGCGTTCTTGAGTAGTTTGGGTGTCACATCTGCGAACCCCGAAGATATCGAGCGTGATGTACTACAACAG GCAAGAAGCAATGCGGGGGGAAACAGTGAATCCGGGGGAACTGTGGATCACAAAGCTATTGATACAACAGAAAACACTGATACAATATCATCTTTGAGACATGTGGAACTCTATAACAAGTTGAGGGCTGTAAATATTGAAATAGATGCTGTCGCGTCAACTGTTGAACAAATAGACTTTGTAAAGAGTGATGATCATGCTTCTGATGAAGTCACTGGAAAGGAACAAAGTTCTTCTAATCCTTGGTCCAGTGATCCAATTCAGCAAGCTCTGGCTTCTGATAGATTAAGAAGCCTGAAGAAGACACAGATTCAACTTGAGGACGAACTCATCAAATGTAAGGGCAAATCGGCTGACGGTAATAATTATGAGAAGCTGTTACAAGATGTTGTTCAGGAAGAGCCAAAGCGTAAGCGAAAAGAAGATCCAAAATTAAGTGGGAACCAAAAGAAGCGAAGGAAGGCAGTTACATTTGGCGATGACGATGACTTTGATTCAGTTTTAAATGCAGCATCTGTAGGCTTTGTTGAAACT GAAAGGGATGAATTAGTTCGAAAAGGAATTTTAACCCCCTTTCATAAGCTTAAGGGTTTTGAGCGTCGTATACAAGAAACAGGGCCATCTAGTAAGAAATACTTGCCTGGGGACGTAGACAATACAGATGATTTTGCTTCCTCTAGCATAGCTAGAGCTGCTAGATCAATATCACAGGCCGCAGAAGCTCGCCCAACAACCAAGCTTTTAGATCCGGAATATCTACCTAAACTGGACGCCGCAACTCGTCCTTTTCAAAGGCTTAGAGCACCGCCAAGAATACCTCAGTCTCTTAGAAATGCGCCCGAAATTGACAAAGACTtgagaaggaaaaagaaaaggCCTTCACCCGGAAAGAAATGGAAAAAGGGAACTTCTCGAGAAGTTTCAAATCTAGAAGAAATTG AAGATTTAAGAACCTCTAGTAATGAAGAAGATAACCAAGAGTCTGTAGACGATGAACCGTCATTTGTGACACTTGAAGGTGGGCTAAATATTCCAGAGACCATTTTCACCAAACTTTTTGACTACCAAAAGGTGGGGGTTCAATGGCTTTGGGAACTTCATTGCCAGAAAGTAGGTGGAATTATTGGAGACGAGATGGGGCTTGGTAAAACCATTCAAGTCCTAGCTTTTCTTGGAGCATTGCATTCAAGTAATTTGTACAAACCAAGCATCATTGTTTGTCCTGTCACTCTATTGCGTCAATGGAAGCGGGAAGCACAAAAATGGTACCCAGCATTTCATGTGGAAATATTACATGATTCCGCTCATGACTCTTCTACCAGGAAGAAGCCAGTCGAATCTGATGAGAGTGATTATGAAAGTGAGTCTGAGGTCAGGGTAAATTCATCTAGGCGGAACAACAAAAAATGGGATACTTTGATAAGTCGTGTTTTGAAATCAGATTCTGGATTGTTAATTACCACCTACGAGCAGCTCCGGTTGCTAGGGGAAAAACTTCTTGATATTGGCTGGGGTTATGCAGTTCTTGATGAAGGCCATAGAATCCGAAATCCGAATGCCGAAGTGACTCTAGTTTGCAAACAGCTACATACCGTTCATCGTATAATAATGACTGGTGCACCGATTCAGAATAAGTTGTCTGAACTATGGTCTCTGTTTGATTTTGTATTCCCTGGAAAATTGGGTGTGCTTCCTATATTTGAAGCTGAATTTGCGGTTCCCATATCCGTTGGTGGTTATGCTAATGCCTCACCTTTGCAAGTATCAACTGCCTATAG ATGTGCTGTTGTTTTGCGTGATTTAATCGTGCCTTACCTCCTCCGGCGTATGAAGGCTGATGTCAATGCCCAACTAACAAAGAAAACTGAACATGTACTCTTCTGTAGCCTCACTTCAGAGCAGCGATCTGTGTATAGGGCATTTCTTGCTAGCGCTGAGGTTGAGCAGATCTTTAATGGGAACAGGAATTCTCTTTATGGAATTGATGTGATGCGAAAGATCTGCAACCATCCCGATCTGCTTGAAAGGGAACATTCCTATGGGAACCCTGACTATGGAAATCCTGAGCGCAGTGGAAAAATGAAAGTTGTTGCTGAAGTTCTCAAAGTATGGAAGCAGCAAGGTCATCGTGTTCTTCTGTttgctcaaactcaacaaatGCTTGACATTTTGGAGAGTTTTTTAATTGCTTGTTGCTATACATACCGTAGAATGGATGGCATCACTCCTGTAAGACAGAGAATGACATTAATAGATGAATTTAACAATTCAGATGAAGTCTTCATCTTCATTTTAACAACTAAGGTTGGTGGTCTGGGAACAAATCTTACAGGTGCCAATAGGGTGATAATATTTGACCCTGATTGGAATCCTTCAACCGATATGCAG GCCAGGGAGCGTGCTTGGCGTATTGGTCAGACAAAAGATGTCACGGTTTTTAGATTGATAACTCGTGGAACAATTGAAGAGAAGGTGTATCACCGGCAAATTTACAAGCATTTTCTCACTAACAAAATATTGAAGAATCCGCAGCAGAAAAGATTCTTTAAATCCCGTGACATGAAGGATCTCTTTATACTTACTGACGATGGAGAGCATGGCTTTACTGAAACCTCTAGCATATTTAGCCAGCTAGCTGAGGATGTTAATGTTGTCGGGACTCATAAAAACAACGACGATAATGCTAATGTGAACAAACCAACTGCATCAAATCTAAGTAATGATGCTAGTGAGATTGGAAATGACTCAAATATCAAATTATCCAATAAGGGCAAAGAGAAAGCTGAAAATAGTGGCAAAGAAACTGACGAGGAATCAAATATCTTACAGTCTCTTTTTGATGCTCATGGGATTCAT AGTGCGGTGAACCATGATCTAATCATGAATGCTAACGATGGAGAGAAGCTGAAACTAGAGGAACAAGCTTCTCAAGTTGCACAGAGAGCAGCTGAAGCATTACGCCAGTCACGGGTAATTAGAAGTCGGGAGAGTATAGCTGTCCCAACCTGGACTGGGAAATCAGGAGCTGCTGGGGCACCATCATCTGTTCGTCAAAAGTTTGGGTCAACTGTTAATACTCAGTTAGTTGGTAGTTCTCGGCCTTCTGAAGGATTGCTGAACAGTGAAGGGAGAAAGTTGAGTCTTTCCGCTGGAGCAGCTAATGGCAAAGCATTAACTTCATCCGAGTTGCTGGCGAGGATTAGAGGAAACCAAGAAAGAGCAGCGGGTGATGGGATTGAACAGCAATTTGGCCAGGCCTCAAGCTCTACTGGAAGAGCAAACTTCGGAAATAATAGTGCTGTGAAGTCATCAAACTTGTCTGGGGTACAGCCAGAAGTGTTAATACGTCAGATCTGCACATTTTTACAACAAAGAGGTGGGAGAACCGTTTCAGCGAGTATAGTACAGCATTTCAAGGACAGGATTCCCTCCAAAGACCTTCCTTTATTCAAGAATCTTTTGAAGGAAATCGCcactttggagaaaaatcctagTGGATCTTCTTGGGTTCTTAAGCCAGAGTATAAGGAGGAATAA